In Kineosporia sp. NBRC 101731, the genomic window AATCACCACTCCGTGCACCGACCCTCCGCACGGCGCGGACGACCGGTCCTCCTCCGCGGGCTGCTCCGGCAGCGGCCGCCAGCCCCGGCTCTCGCGGAAGGCCAGGGGCGAGAGGCCGACGCTCTGCCGGAAGCGGGTGCCGAAGGTGCCGAGGCTGGCGTACGACACCCGGAGGCTGATGTCGGTCACGTTCAAGGAGGTGGTGAGCAGGAGCCGTTTCGCCTCGGCGATCCGGACGGCGCTCAGGTAGCGCGCCGGAGGCAGCCCGGTCACCTGATGGAAGACGCGGGTGAAGTGGTACTTGCTGAACATGGCGACCCGGGCCATGTCGTCGATCGTGAAGGGTTCGCCCAGGCGTTCGTGCATGGCGTCGACGACTCGCTCGACCGCCGTCTCGGCGTCGCTCGGCATTCTCGGCCCCCCAGATGGCACCGTTCTGCTGAGTGACCGTTATATGTGCTAAGAAACCGTTTAGCAACCGTTAGTAGAGCATCTCGCTATTGCTAAAAGCGCTGGTGGTAACCCACCGTGGTGGGAGCCAGCCGCATGATGCCCAGACCGGGCGCCGCGGCCGGCTCCGGCGTCATCAGCTCCAGGTCGTGGCATCGGGTCAGCAGACCCAGGATCGTGCCCATCTCCAGCTCGGCGAACCGTGTGCCCAGGCAGGCGTGCAGCCCACCGCCCTGGTTGAGCAGACCCGACCGGGCCACACCGCCGGCGTCCCGATCCGGGGCGAAGCGCCCGGGGTCGAACCGGTCGGGGTCCGGGTAGAGATCCTCGTCCCGATGGGTCACAGGCGGGCAGAACAGCGTCTGCCAGCCGGCCGGCACGGTGAAGTCCCCCACACGGTAGGCGGTGGCCGTCTGGCGGGTCAGCATCGTGGTCACCGGGCGCAGCCGCTGCGCCTCCAGCAGGCACCGGGAGAGCTCACCGGCCCGGCGCAGCGGGGCCAGGTCGTCGTCCTCGACCACGTCCACCGGGCCGGGCAGGAGATCACACACCTCGTCACGCACGCGGCGGGCGATCGCCGGATGCTGCAGCAGGAGAACGAGCGCCCAGCCGGTCTGGGCCGACGTCGTCTCGTAGGCGGCGTACACGAGAATCATGATCAGGCCACCGAGAGTCTCGTCGTCCATCGGCTCGGAGGCGGTGCTGCGCACGAGATGGCCCAGGAAGCCGTAACGTTCGGGGTCCGGATCCTGCCGTACGCGCTCCAGGTAGGGCCGCATCAGCTCGAAGGCCTCCCGGCGGGCCCGGTTACGGCGGATCAATCGGGGCAACGGTGCGTTCGCCGGGAGGAAGAATTCCATCCCGGCCGCGATGTCGGTGAACAGCCGCCGGAACCGGGGGCGGTACGGCTCGAACTCCGGTCCGAGGAAGATCCGCATTGCGATCCGCATCGACACGTCGTCCAGCTCGGTGCCGATGTCGAAGGTTCCCTCGGTGCCCAGCCGGCCCAGCCAGGCACGGACCTCCGCGGCCATGGCGGTCAGGTAGGCGTCGTGGTGGTGGGAACGGAACGCCGGCATCAGCGCGTCCCGCTGCCGCAGGTAGACCTCGTGGTCGGCGGCCTGCATCACCGCCCCGAACATCGGCCGGAGCCACTGGTAGACCGGTGCGACCGCGAGAACCGTCTCGGGCTGGGCAATCGCAGCCTTGCTCTCGGCCGGCCCGACCACCACCGCCGCCCGCCGGGGTCCCATCCGGACCGTGAACACCGGACCCTGTTCCCGCTGCCCGCGCCGCATCAGGGCGACCGGGTCACGCATGAACTCGCCCAGGTTGCCGATGAACCGGCCCCCGCTGATCAGCGGGGGCGTCCGGCTGCCGGTCAGGAGGGTCATGGCCGGTCACCTCCCGGGGCGGTGCCGCGAACGCACCACACCTCCCAGTGGGTCAGGAACGAGCCCCGCTCGTCGCGGACCGCCTCCATCCGGCGGGCCATCTCGGCCCGGGCCGCGGGTAGCCGGTCCGGCGGAATCTGTTCCAGCACGACCCGTCCCGCCGTCTGCCAGAGCCAGTCCCACCACTGGTCCGGGCCGGTGAAGACCAGATCCAGGTGCTCCTGCGCGAGCTCGACCCCGACCAGACCCGACCGGCGCAGCAGGTCCTGGGCTCCGTCCCGGCTGCGCAAGGGGCTGGAGTCGCGGCCCGGTACCGGTGGCAGGCCGCCCTCGAGGAAGGGCAGCGCCCCGGCCGTCACCTCGAAGAACGCCGGATCGTCGGCGCCGAACAGGCTCATCGCGAAAGTTCCACCGGGGCGCAGAAGATCGTGGTAGACGCGGATCGCGGCGGCGGGGTCGGGCAGCATGAAGACCACCAGCCCGGCGGTGATCGCGTCGAACGATCCGGGTGCGAATGCCGGGTCGGAGGCGTCACCGGTGCTCACCGCGACCTGACCCAGGCCCGCCCCGGCGGCCAGGGCGGCCGTTCGGGCGACCATCTCCGGGGAGACGTCGATAGCGGTCACCGACCCGCCGGAGCCCACCGCCCGGGCCGCCGGGAAGGTGCAGGCGCCCCGGCCGCAGCCCAGGTCCAGCACGTCATCGCCCGGACGGAGCGGAACTCTCGCGACGAGCCGCTGCCCGATGAGGGAGAAGAACTCCACCCCGGTGCGGTCGTAGGACGGCGCGGCCCGGTCGAAGACCTCGGCCAGGTGCGCGGTCGTCTGCTGTTCCGGTGGGTTCCCGGTTCCCGTCTGCTGCAAGAGATCCCATCCCTTCTAGGACAACCTTCCGCGCCAGTATTGGGTTTTCCGTGGGCCCGGCGTTCTCCCAGGTTGCGCCGGTCTGCGCAAGTTCCAAGAAGGAGTCTCCTCGTCCAGGTCCCTAGCATCGGTACGGGAGCGACTTTCCGATGATGGGAGAAGCCAGTGGGCGTCCTGGGACTGCACAACGAATGTCCTCCGACCAACTATGGCGGTGAGGATGCGTCGGACATCGCCGAAGGGCTCGTCGCCGACGCCGTCGCCACCGCCGCCACGCTCCGCTCGGTCCGTGACTGCATGGACGCGCTCGCCAGCCTGGACGACACCGTGCGCTGCGTGGTGGAGGCCTCGGCCGGGGCCGTTGCCCCGGACGGGACCTTCGACCGATCGGTCGTGGCCGGCAAGATGACGGAGGTCCTGGCCACCTACGACGCCTGTTTCAAGGCGATCAGTGGCACCGTCGAGCACATCGACCTGGCGGTCAAGCAGTACGACAACCTGCAGGCCTACGCCGCGCTGGCCCTCGGCAAAGGACGCGACGAATGCTACGAGCAGCGACTTCAGCAACTCGGTGAGGGTGGCTTCCAGGGGATGGCGCAGGCACGGATCGCGTTGCTGCGAAAACTCCGGGTGCGGGTGCAGTTGTTGCAGCGGATGGAGGACTTCGGGCACGAGATCCTGTCCGGCTTCGACTTCAACACCTTCTTCCTGACCTTCATGCAGCCGATGCGCGACCTGGCGGTCTCCGCCGGTGATCTCTACAACGAGACGCTGCGGGGCGCCCTGGTCGCGTACGACACGCTGGTCAGGGTGTGCGACATGGCCGAGGGGAGGCCGACCACGACGTTGCGGCGGCAGATGGCGACGAGCCCGGCCTGAGCGCCGCCTCTCCTGTGACTGCGTCCGGCGGTGTGGGCCCGGGCCTACGCCGCCGGACGTAGCATGGGCACCCGTACAGCCACCGACGGGGCGGAGGTAGTCAGGTGTCCGAGACCTTTCAGGGCGAGCTGGTCTGCGAACAGGTCGGCGCGTGGACCTATGTGACGGTGCCGCCGGAGGTGGCCCGGAGGCTGGGAGTGAAGTCCCGGCTCCCGGTGCGGGGCGAGGTGGCCGGCGCCGAACGGGCCGGCTTCACCGGCTCGGTGATGAGCGGTCCGGCCGGTCACTACATCGTGGTGAACCAGGCGGTCCGGGCGGCCGCCGGGGTCCGGGCCGGTGACGAGGTCACGGTGACCATCTCGCCCGACGCCGCTACCCGCACCGTCGAGGTGCCCGACGATCTGACCACCGCGCTGGCCGCCGAGCCGGCCGCGCACGACTTCTTCGACCAGCTCTCCTACTCCCGCAAGAAGGAGTACGTCAGCTGGATCACCGGGGCCAAGCAGGCGCAGACGAGAGAGCGGCGCATCGGGCAGGCGATCGAGAAGCTTTCCGCGAGGCTGTATCTCAAGTAGAAGGCGTCGGGCCCCGACCGATCGGGCCGGTTTCCTGCCGGCCCCGAACGCCGGAGGCCACAGTGTCCGTCATCAACGAAACCATCGCGTCCAACGGAGCCGGGGAGCCGTCCGACCAGGCCTGGCCGGACTTCCGGGAACTGGAACCGGCGAGCGCCCGGGCGGTCTTCCCGCCGTTGAACGCCGCCGCGGCCCGTTCGATCGTGCAGGACCGCTGGGAGCGGCTGGTCGCGGTGGCCGAGATACCCCATCCGGTGCAACGGGTCTGGGACGCGCTCACCACTCCTGACGAGATCCGGCACTGGCTCGCGGTGGTGCGGGGGCCGGTCGCCGAGATCGGGACCGACTACGTACTCGACTTCGAGGACGGCGAGTTCTTCCAGTGCCACACGCTCCAGGCGCAGGCGCCCGGCCCCGCCGGTGCCGTGCTCAAGCACTACTGGCGATGGGTCGGAGTGGGCCCGGCGACCCGGGTGATCTGGGAGCTGCGGCCGGTCGAGGGCGGCACCCGGGTGACCGCCATCGAGGAGGCCTACAACCCTCCCTCGGACTGGCGGGGCTGGAACGGTAACGGCTGGCCCGGGATTCTCGACCAGCTCTCGGGCTACCTGCGCACGGGTACGACCTGGCGCTGGCCCTGGCGGCGGATGGGGCCCTACGTACAGATCGAGCTGGAGTCCACGCCGTACGACGCTTGGGAGATGCTGTCCCGGCCGGAGGCCCTGCGGTACTGGCTCCAGCGCCGGTTCGGGTCGTTCACCCCGGGAGATCGGCTGACCCTGGTGATGGGCGACGCCAGCGGCATCGTCGAGATGCACGTCGACCGGCACGTCGAACCCAACCAGGCCTTCCCCTCCTACCTGCCCTGGCTGGAGTTCCGGCTGAAGCGCCCGTCGTGGACCACCGAGCTGAGCGGAAAGCTCTACATCGAGCCCGCCGGACTGGACCGCGCGCTGTTCCAGGTCTTCCTGGAGAACTGGGACAACCTGCCGGCGGACATCCAGCTCTCCGAACGGAGGATCGTGGCGGCGTTCCTGCGCGACTCCATGGTGCGGGCGCAGAACATGTGCGGCCCCCTGCCCACCCCCGGGCACCCGCACGGCTGGGCCTGAGGAGGCACTGATGACCACGTCCCGGACACATCCCGGAACCGAGGCCGAGCCCGACGTCCTGATGCAGCTCCTGATGCCGGAGGGACGGGACGACCCCTACCCGATCTATGCCCGGCTCCGGCACGAGTCCCCGCTCTACGCAAGCCAGTTCGGCGCCTACCTGATCAGTCGCCACGAGGACGTGGACCGCGTGCTGAAGCGGGCCGACCTCTTCCCGGGGGTAGACCCGGAGATGATGGACCAGATGTTCCCCCAGGCGGTCGAGCACGAGGCGTTCGAGGTGCTGGTGACCGCTCTGGTGGGGAGCAACCCGCCGAAGCACACCCGGTTGCGCGGGCTGATCGGGAACGGGTTCACCGCCCGTCGCCTGGCCGGCCTGCGTCACGGGCTGGAGCACCGCACGGAACAGGTGCTGGCCGACGTCGCCGAACGGCTGCGCTCGGGGGAGACCGTGGACCTGCACGAGTCGATCTCCATGCCGATCCCCATGCACATGATCTCGGACCTGATCGGTATTCCGGAGGCCGACCGGAGGCGGCTGGCCCAAGGGGTGCCGGAGATGATGAATGTGGTCGACCCGGCGGCCACGCCCGAGGCGGTGCAGCGGGCCGACGAGGCGTTCCGCGCTCTGGGGGAGTATCTGGACGGCCTGATCGCCCGGCGCCGGTCCGACCCCCGCGACGACCTGGTGTCCATGCTGGTGGCGGCGCGGGACGAGGAATCGGGCCGGGTGGACGACAAGGAACTGCGCAACCTGCTCTTCACACTCTGGTCGGCCGGTTTCGAGACCACGGCGACGGCGATCGACAACGCCGTGCTGCTGCTCCTGGCCGACCCGTCCCGGTCCCGCTGGTTGGAGAACGAGCAGAGTACGGCGAGTTTCGTCACGGAGACCCTGCGGTACGAGCCGTCGGTCCACGTGGCCCCCGGTATCCGGTTCGCGGCCCAGGACGTGGAGCTGAGCGGGGGAACAGTGCCGGCCGGAGCCCAGGTGCGGTTGCTCATCGGTTCGGCCAACCGGGACGGGGAGGTGTTCGAGAACGGTGACACGTTTGACCCGGGCCGTCCGACGGTGGCCTCGGCCCGGCCGCTCAGTTTCGGCGCGGGTATCCATTACTGCCTCGGAGCCGGGCTTTCCATGGTGGAGATGGGGGTGTTGCTACCTCGTCTGCATCACCTGTTCCCGAGCCTGGTTCTGGCGGGACCGCCGGTGCGCCGCCGTTCCATCCCGCTACGTGATTTCGCTGCGATCCCCGTTCGTCTCGCGGACTGATGCGCAGATCGCTGTAGAAACATGAACCAATTGAGGTTAGGGTCGTTCCATGGCTGATGTGATCTCCGTCTCTGGCCTGAGAAAACGCCTGGGCCGCTCCGACGTGCTGGACGGCCTGTCGCTCTCGGCGGCCGAGGGCAGTGTGGTGGGTCTGCTCGGTCCTAACGGGGCCGGGAAGACCACCACCGTCCGGGTTCTCAGCACTCTCCTGAAACCGGACGCCGGCACCGTCGAGATCTGCGGCGTCGATGTGGCCCGCGACCCGTCGCGGGTGCGCCATCTGATCGGGCTCACCGGCCAGTTCGCCGCGGTCGATCCCATCCTCACCGGGCGGGAGAACCTCGAGCTGGTGGCCCGGTTGTATCGGATCCGCCGGGCCGAGGCCCGGCGCCGGGCCGGTGAGGTGATCGAGCGTTTCGGGCTGTCCGAGGTGGCGGGTCAGCAGGTACGCACCTACTCCGGCGGGATGCGGCGCCGTCTCGACCTGGCCGCGAGCATCCTGATCCGGCCCCGGGTGCTCTTCCTCGACGAACCGACCACCGGGCTCGACCTGGAGGCCCGCCTCGGCCTGTGGGACGAGATCCAGGGGCTGGCCCGGGGAGGCGCGACCATCCTGCTGACCACGCAGTACCTCGACGAGGCCGATCATCTGGCCGACTCGGTGACGGTGCTGGATCACGGGCGCACGGTGGCCCAGGGCACGCCCGACCAGCTGAAGACCCGGATTGGTGGTGACCGGGTGGAGTTCCTCCTGGCCGATCCCGCCGACCTCGACCGGGCGGTCGCGGTGGTGCGGCACGACGGAGTGGACGAACCGGTGACCGATCGCATCCTGGCCCAGATCACGGTGCCGCTGGTGGGTGACGTGACCTCCGTCAACGAGCACCTGCGGGCCCTGCACGCGGCGGGCATCGCCCTGGTGACGCACTCGGTGCGGCGCCCCACCCTCGACGACGTCTTTCTCACTCTGACCGGCCGGCGCATCAAACCCGGCGCACCACCGCCGGACCGGTCCGGGTCGAGCGCCCACCCGATCGACGAGCCGGAGGAGGCCCAGCCATGACGTCGACCACCCGGCCCGAGGAGATCACCACCGGTCCACCGGTCCCGTCCGGGGCCGCCGCCGGTGGCGTGCTCTGGTTCCTCAGCGATGCGGCCCTGCTGACGCTGCGCACGATCAAGCACACCGTGCGGCGGCCCGATCAGCTGATGGCGGCGGTACTGCAGCCGATGATGTTCTTCATCCTCTTCACCTACGTCTTCGGCGGCGCGATCTCGGTGCCCGGCAACGACTACAAGCAGTTCGTGCTGCCGGGGGTGTTCGGGCAGATCGTGGTGTTCGGCGGCATCGCCGGCATGTGCGTGGGCATTGCCGAAGACATGCGCAACGGCATGATGGACCGGTTCCGTAGTCTGCCGATGCACACCTCGGCGGTGCTGCTCGGCCGCACCGTGGCCGAAGCCCTGCGCAACTTCGTCGCGGTGATCGTGACCGGCGCGGTGGCCTATGCCTTCGGCTACCGGTTGCACGGCAGTTTCCTCCAGGTGCTGGGTGGTATCGGGGTTCTCGTGTTCTTCGGCTTCGCCGTGTGCTGGGTGCTGGCGGTCGTCGGCGTCACCGCGAGCAGCGCCGAAGGTGCCCAGACCACCGCCATGCCCTGGGTTTTCCTGTTCGGCTTCGTCAGTTCGGCGTTCGTACCGTCCGAGTCGATGCCGGGCTGGTTGCGCCCGTTCAGCGACAACAGCCCGGTCACCCTCACGATCAACACCGCCCGTGACCTGTTCGCGGGAGCCGACCCGGGTGGCGACGCCACCGCGTCCTTGCTCTGGTCGGCCGGACT contains:
- a CDS encoding AraC family transcriptional regulator, which gives rise to MPSDAETAVERVVDAMHERLGEPFTIDDMARVAMFSKYHFTRVFHQVTGLPPARYLSAVRIAEAKRLLLTTSLNVTDISLRVSYASLGTFGTRFRQSVGLSPLAFRESRGWRPLPEQPAEEDRSSAPCGGSVHGVVIPPPGAAGLLFVGLFPRPAFEGDPVRCCLTGAGRFDLDRVPPGRWHMFAYLTVPGRIFRTHPAPTSPCRAISGPVRVSPGRAAPPLRLGLRPHRRIDPPMLGAMYTA
- a CDS encoding cytochrome P450 — its product is MTLLTGSRTPPLISGGRFIGNLGEFMRDPVALMRRGQREQGPVFTVRMGPRRAAVVVGPAESKAAIAQPETVLAVAPVYQWLRPMFGAVMQAADHEVYLRQRDALMPAFRSHHHDAYLTAMAAEVRAWLGRLGTEGTFDIGTELDDVSMRIAMRIFLGPEFEPYRPRFRRLFTDIAAGMEFFLPANAPLPRLIRRNRARREAFELMRPYLERVRQDPDPERYGFLGHLVRSTASEPMDDETLGGLIMILVYAAYETTSAQTGWALVLLLQHPAIARRVRDEVCDLLPGPVDVVEDDDLAPLRRAGELSRCLLEAQRLRPVTTMLTRQTATAYRVGDFTVPAGWQTLFCPPVTHRDEDLYPDPDRFDPGRFAPDRDAGGVARSGLLNQGGGLHACLGTRFAELEMGTILGLLTRCHDLELMTPEPAAAPGLGIMRLAPTTVGYHQRF
- a CDS encoding methyltransferase domain-containing protein — translated: MQQTGTGNPPEQQTTAHLAEVFDRAAPSYDRTGVEFFSLIGQRLVARVPLRPGDDVLDLGCGRGACTFPAARAVGSGGSVTAIDVSPEMVARTAALAAGAGLGQVAVSTGDASDPAFAPGSFDAITAGLVVFMLPDPAAAIRVYHDLLRPGGTFAMSLFGADDPAFFEVTAGALPFLEGGLPPVPGRDSSPLRSRDGAQDLLRRSGLVGVELAQEHLDLVFTGPDQWWDWLWQTAGRVVLEQIPPDRLPAARAEMARRMEAVRDERGSFLTHWEVWCVRGTAPGGDRP
- a CDS encoding YdeI/OmpD-associated family protein; amino-acid sequence: MSETFQGELVCEQVGAWTYVTVPPEVARRLGVKSRLPVRGEVAGAERAGFTGSVMSGPAGHYIVVNQAVRAAAGVRAGDEVTVTISPDAATRTVEVPDDLTTALAAEPAAHDFFDQLSYSRKKEYVSWITGAKQAQTRERRIGQAIEKLSARLYLK
- a CDS encoding SRPBCC domain-containing protein, yielding MSVINETIASNGAGEPSDQAWPDFRELEPASARAVFPPLNAAAARSIVQDRWERLVAVAEIPHPVQRVWDALTTPDEIRHWLAVVRGPVAEIGTDYVLDFEDGEFFQCHTLQAQAPGPAGAVLKHYWRWVGVGPATRVIWELRPVEGGTRVTAIEEAYNPPSDWRGWNGNGWPGILDQLSGYLRTGTTWRWPWRRMGPYVQIELESTPYDAWEMLSRPEALRYWLQRRFGSFTPGDRLTLVMGDASGIVEMHVDRHVEPNQAFPSYLPWLEFRLKRPSWTTELSGKLYIEPAGLDRALFQVFLENWDNLPADIQLSERRIVAAFLRDSMVRAQNMCGPLPTPGHPHGWA
- a CDS encoding cytochrome P450, with translation MTTSRTHPGTEAEPDVLMQLLMPEGRDDPYPIYARLRHESPLYASQFGAYLISRHEDVDRVLKRADLFPGVDPEMMDQMFPQAVEHEAFEVLVTALVGSNPPKHTRLRGLIGNGFTARRLAGLRHGLEHRTEQVLADVAERLRSGETVDLHESISMPIPMHMISDLIGIPEADRRRLAQGVPEMMNVVDPAATPEAVQRADEAFRALGEYLDGLIARRRSDPRDDLVSMLVAARDEESGRVDDKELRNLLFTLWSAGFETTATAIDNAVLLLLADPSRSRWLENEQSTASFVTETLRYEPSVHVAPGIRFAAQDVELSGGTVPAGAQVRLLIGSANRDGEVFENGDTFDPGRPTVASARPLSFGAGIHYCLGAGLSMVEMGVLLPRLHHLFPSLVLAGPPVRRRSIPLRDFAAIPVRLAD
- a CDS encoding ATP-binding cassette domain-containing protein, whose translation is MADVISVSGLRKRLGRSDVLDGLSLSAAEGSVVGLLGPNGAGKTTTVRVLSTLLKPDAGTVEICGVDVARDPSRVRHLIGLTGQFAAVDPILTGRENLELVARLYRIRRAEARRRAGEVIERFGLSEVAGQQVRTYSGGMRRRLDLAASILIRPRVLFLDEPTTGLDLEARLGLWDEIQGLARGGATILLTTQYLDEADHLADSVTVLDHGRTVAQGTPDQLKTRIGGDRVEFLLADPADLDRAVAVVRHDGVDEPVTDRILAQITVPLVGDVTSVNEHLRALHAAGIALVTHSVRRPTLDDVFLTLTGRRIKPGAPPPDRSGSSAHPIDEPEEAQP
- a CDS encoding ABC transporter permease; its protein translation is MTSTTRPEEITTGPPVPSGAAAGGVLWFLSDAALLTLRTIKHTVRRPDQLMAAVLQPMMFFILFTYVFGGAISVPGNDYKQFVLPGVFGQIVVFGGIAGMCVGIAEDMRNGMMDRFRSLPMHTSAVLLGRTVAEALRNFVAVIVTGAVAYAFGYRLHGSFLQVLGGIGVLVFFGFAVCWVLAVVGVTASSAEGAQTTAMPWVFLFGFVSSAFVPSESMPGWLRPFSDNSPVTLTINTARDLFAGADPGGDATASLLWSAGLLVVFVPLATALFRRATART